A genomic region of Coraliomargarita sinensis contains the following coding sequences:
- a CDS encoding phage holin family protein has product MDFKLLLKTWLLLALGVTIAAHTASGIHYDSGGALVVAVLLLSFCNVVLKPLLMLFSLPFIILTFGIGIWLINALLFMLVGALVEGFHVLSFWNALWGALVVSLTGAAANLLFGTSRVNVQTGTGGSQAGSRSSSQSRKPLKDDDDVIDI; this is encoded by the coding sequence ATGGATTTTAAACTACTTTTGAAAACCTGGCTTCTGCTGGCACTTGGTGTCACCATAGCTGCGCATACTGCGAGCGGCATTCACTACGACAGCGGTGGAGCGCTCGTCGTCGCCGTGCTGCTGTTGAGCTTTTGCAATGTCGTGCTCAAGCCGCTGCTCATGCTCTTCTCGCTGCCTTTTATCATACTGACTTTTGGTATCGGCATCTGGCTGATCAACGCCCTGCTTTTCATGCTGGTAGGCGCTCTGGTCGAAGGCTTTCACGTGCTGAGCTTTTGGAATGCGCTTTGGGGCGCTCTGGTCGTCAGCCTGACCGGTGCGGCAGCCAACCTGCTTTTTGGCACCAGTCGCGTCAACGTCCAGACGGGGACGGGCGGTAGTCAAGCGGGCAGCCGTTCATCATCACAGTCCCGCAAACCCCTCAAAGATGATGATGACGTGATTGATATTTAA
- the lpdA gene encoding dihydrolipoyl dehydrogenase → MSSSTKYDLVVIGGGPAGYAAAIRAGQLGKKVACVEQERPGGTCLNWGCIPSKALLKSAEFYNKLKHSEDLGITVKGVDYDFSKIIGRSRDVADTMAKGIGFLFKKNKVDHVIGTGTVSVPGMVEITDGKDKGKILAAEKILIATGCKPRRLPDLDVDGERVMTSRQALAMKKQPKSVVIVGAGAIGAEFAYFLNAFGTKVTLVEMLDQVLPVEDHEAAAVVEKSFKKDGIDCRTSTAVENIKVNPKSVKMDLVKDGKKESITAESILLAIGVVANTENLLSPRVKLKLDRGYISVDDNYESSVKGIYAAGDIIGPPWLAHVATYEAIQAVNGMFGEGKPQRVTDFPGCTYCLPQVASIGKTEKKLKEEGVDFKVGKFPFQASGKAVASNQSEGFVKLLVDKKYGEILGAHIVGADATEMIAEYGLGMKLEATAEEIHNTIHAHPTMSEAMMEAAAAVFGEAIHI, encoded by the coding sequence ATGTCCTCATCTACAAAATACGATCTCGTTGTCATCGGCGGCGGTCCTGCAGGTTATGCCGCAGCCATCCGTGCCGGGCAACTCGGCAAAAAAGTGGCCTGTGTCGAGCAGGAGCGACCCGGCGGTACTTGTTTGAACTGGGGCTGCATCCCGTCAAAGGCCCTGCTGAAAAGCGCCGAGTTTTACAACAAGCTCAAGCACAGTGAAGACTTGGGCATCACCGTTAAAGGGGTGGACTACGACTTTTCCAAGATCATCGGTCGCTCGCGCGATGTCGCCGATACCATGGCCAAGGGGATTGGCTTCCTCTTTAAAAAGAACAAGGTCGACCACGTGATCGGTACCGGAACTGTCTCCGTGCCGGGCATGGTTGAAATCACCGACGGCAAGGATAAGGGTAAGATTCTTGCCGCGGAGAAGATCCTCATTGCTACCGGCTGTAAGCCGCGCCGCCTCCCGGATCTCGATGTGGATGGCGAACGTGTGATGACCTCCCGTCAGGCGCTCGCCATGAAGAAGCAGCCCAAGTCCGTCGTTATTGTGGGTGCCGGCGCGATTGGCGCTGAGTTCGCATACTTCCTCAATGCCTTCGGGACGAAGGTGACCCTCGTTGAAATGCTCGATCAGGTTCTTCCGGTCGAGGACCATGAAGCTGCGGCTGTGGTCGAGAAATCATTCAAAAAAGATGGCATTGACTGTCGCACCTCCACCGCTGTCGAGAATATCAAGGTCAATCCGAAGAGCGTGAAGATGGACTTGGTCAAGGACGGCAAGAAAGAGTCGATCACCGCCGAATCGATTCTTCTCGCGATCGGTGTGGTTGCCAATACGGAGAATCTGCTCTCGCCGCGTGTGAAGCTCAAGCTCGACCGCGGCTACATTTCGGTGGACGACAATTACGAATCGTCCGTCAAAGGCATTTACGCTGCCGGTGATATTATCGGGCCGCCCTGGCTTGCTCACGTCGCGACCTACGAGGCGATTCAGGCAGTTAACGGCATGTTCGGCGAAGGTAAGCCCCAACGCGTGACGGATTTCCCCGGCTGCACGTATTGCCTGCCTCAGGTCGCCTCCATCGGGAAGACGGAGAAAAAGCTCAAGGAAGAGGGCGTCGACTTCAAGGTCGGTAAATTCCCCTTCCAGGCTTCCGGTAAGGCTGTCGCTTCCAACCAGTCGGAAGGTTTCGTCAAGCTGCTTGTCGACAAGAAGTATGGGGAGATTCTGGGGGCTCACATTGTCGGTGCCGATGCTACCGAAATGATCGCGGAATACGGCCTCGGCATGAAGCTCGAAGCCACCGCCGAGGAAATCCACAACACCATTCACGCGCACCCCACCATGAGTGAAGCAATGATGGAAGCTGCGGCCGCAGTCTTCGGCGAAGCGATCCACATCTAG